The bacterium genome window below encodes:
- a CDS encoding HD domain-containing phosphohydrolase has translation MKLASKIYILVTGTVAVFTLLIAVGAGYVSIRQAYNSVEKRGQIMSKNLAHNSQFGVLFSDQESLIPLIEGMMLESDLLYARVMDRKGFVIAEKSRAMGGEPLKEFIAPIIIDTLSPYQEELELFKLAPNGKENIPIGKVYIAMSLKTVIKETRNFILILLTIIIVTALISYLGLALILRSVFVQPIQQLENASRKIASGNLNFKISMTSNDELGSLAAAINKMTEDLREKTVSKEYMDNIFMSTTISLIVTDTRGKMRTVNKATEEMLGYKTEELIGSPISMIVGDEAIHRWSVVSNFKGVDVIRNVEGIYLNKSKTAIPVLFASALMKDGNQQVIGLVCSARDITERKQTEEELKRNYVKMQKMMSQTVVSLASAVEMRDPYTAGHQRRVGQLATALAKEMKLSDDDVQGINMAALIHDIGKLQVPAEILSRPSALSDHEYNLVKLHSVMGYEILKSIDFPWPVAEIIYQHHERLNGSGYPRGLKGDVILPQAKVLIVADVVEAMISHRPYRPAKSIKDALNEITKYKGMLYEPVVVDACVVLFKEKGLKLD, from the coding sequence ATGAAATTGGCAAGTAAGATCTATATCCTCGTGACCGGCACGGTAGCGGTATTCACGCTGCTGATCGCAGTCGGAGCCGGTTATGTGAGCATCAGGCAGGCGTATAATAGCGTGGAAAAAAGAGGCCAGATCATGAGTAAAAATCTGGCCCACAATAGCCAGTTCGGAGTTCTCTTCTCTGATCAGGAATCGCTCATTCCGTTGATCGAAGGCATGATGCTGGAAAGCGATCTTTTGTACGCACGCGTCATGGACCGAAAAGGATTCGTCATCGCCGAGAAATCGCGGGCCATGGGCGGCGAACCACTGAAGGAATTCATTGCACCCATTATCATCGACACGCTGTCACCGTACCAAGAAGAGCTGGAACTATTCAAACTGGCACCGAACGGCAAGGAAAACATCCCGATCGGCAAAGTTTATATCGCCATGTCGCTTAAGACCGTCATCAAGGAAACAAGGAATTTTATCCTGATCCTGTTGACCATTATCATTGTCACCGCTCTTATCAGCTACCTCGGGCTCGCCCTCATACTGAGATCGGTATTCGTGCAGCCGATTCAGCAGCTTGAAAACGCATCCCGGAAGATCGCTTCCGGCAACCTGAATTTCAAGATCTCAATGACTTCGAACGACGAGCTCGGTTCGCTCGCAGCGGCGATCAATAAAATGACCGAAGACCTCAGGGAAAAAACCGTGTCCAAAGAGTATATGGACAATATATTCATGTCCACTACGATCAGTCTGATCGTCACGGATACGCGCGGGAAAATGAGAACCGTGAACAAAGCCACCGAAGAGATGCTGGGCTATAAAACCGAGGAGCTTATCGGCAGCCCTATTTCCATGATCGTTGGCGATGAAGCCATTCACCGCTGGAGCGTGGTCAGTAATTTCAAAGGCGTCGACGTTATCAGGAACGTGGAAGGAATTTATCTTAACAAAAGCAAAACCGCGATCCCCGTTCTTTTTGCCAGCGCTTTGATGAAGGACGGCAATCAGCAGGTGATCGGTCTTGTCTGCTCAGCGCGCGATATCACCGAGCGAAAGCAGACCGAAGAGGAACTCAAGAGAAATTACGTGAAAATGCAGAAGATGATGTCGCAGACGGTCGTATCCCTGGCATCGGCCGTTGAGATGAGGGATCCCTATACGGCCGGTCATCAGCGCCGTGTCGGCCAGCTGGCGACCGCGCTGGCAAAAGAAATGAAGCTATCGGATGACGATGTTCAGGGTATTAACATGGCGGCGTTAATCCATGATATCGGGAAATTGCAGGTGCCGGCGGAGATATTGAGCCGTCCCAGTGCCCTGAGCGACCACGAATACAACCTTGTCAAGCTGCACAGCGTCATGGGATACGAAATCTTGAAATCGATCGATTTCCCCTGGCCGGTCGCGGAGATAATCTATCAGCACCATGAACGGCTGAACGGTTCGGGATATCCCCGCGGCCTCAAAGGAGATGTCATATTGCCGCAGGCCAAGGTACTTATCGTCGCCGATGTCGTGGAGGCGATGATCTCGCACCGTCCATACCGGCCCGCCAAGAGCATCAAGGACGCGCTGAACGAGATCACCAAATACAAGGGCATGCTGTATGAACCGGTCGTCGTCGATGCCTGTGTCGTGCTGTTCAAGGAAAAAGGACTGAAACTGGATTGA
- a CDS encoding Omp28-related outer membrane protein, translating to MHSVSGNFGYFAEAAARTSFYTFYGYPSLFRDGKDIWSGSSPSDWRDSVVARMAKPSPMTLTITGSYNAGANTGTISASYRNDSSASVTARFYFVVTEDSLYNVDPNGHAWHNHMGRDFLPDQTGEQVTIAAGATATRSRNFTISGSWNENRCAIATWLQYDAPSRDVLQSGHVNIMNLVGVDEGKSVAADLPFARQVNNPCSRSANFIIHVLERSEYTVSFFDITGRRLRMLSGIALPGNNDVSWDLRDMNGNRVSAGIYLYRITNPNINKTGKLIVR from the coding sequence TTGCACTCAGTATCCGGTAATTTTGGTTATTTCGCTGAAGCCGCTGCACGCACGAGTTTCTACACTTTTTACGGCTACCCGTCGCTATTCAGAGACGGCAAGGACATCTGGAGCGGGTCGTCACCATCTGATTGGCGTGATTCGGTCGTTGCTCGCATGGCTAAGCCATCGCCCATGACCCTGACCATTACCGGGTCATATAACGCGGGGGCAAACACGGGCACCATCAGTGCTTCCTACCGCAATGATTCTTCAGCATCGGTGACCGCCCGGTTCTATTTCGTCGTCACCGAAGATAGCCTGTATAACGTTGATCCCAATGGCCATGCGTGGCATAACCACATGGGCCGCGATTTCCTGCCTGACCAAACCGGCGAGCAAGTAACGATCGCGGCGGGCGCGACCGCGACCAGAAGCCGGAATTTCACGATCAGCGGCTCCTGGAACGAGAACCGCTGCGCCATCGCGACCTGGCTTCAATACGACGCGCCTTCCCGTGATGTCCTGCAATCAGGGCACGTGAACATCATGAACCTGGTGGGCGTGGACGAAGGCAAATCGGTCGCCGCCGACTTACCTTTTGCCCGGCAGGTCAATAACCCATGTTCCCGATCCGCTAATTTCATCATCCATGTCCTGGAAAGATCAGAATACACGGTATCCTTCTTTGACATTACCGGACGCCGGCTGCGGATGCTGTCGGGGATCGCATTGCCCGGTAACAATGATGTGTCCTGGGATCTGCGGGATATGAACGGGAACCGTGTCAGCGCCGGGATCTACCTGTACCGGATAACGAACCCGAACATAAACAAAACCGGGAAATTGATCGTGCGATAA